The following coding sequences are from one Enterococcus sp. 4G2_DIV0659 window:
- a CDS encoding GtrA family protein: MKDLYKKYKEVLAYLFFGVATTIVNITMFFVCKDLLGIDYKVSNTIGWFLSVLFAFFTNKYFVFSSKHEGFGAFIKEMLLFYWYRVLSFVIDMAMMVIMIEIMHITDFWAKMITQVAVVVLNYFFSKFFIFKKKVS, from the coding sequence TTGAAAGACTTGTATAAAAAATACAAAGAAGTACTAGCTTATTTATTTTTCGGTGTAGCAACCACTATTGTTAATATAACCATGTTTTTTGTTTGTAAAGATTTATTAGGAATTGACTATAAAGTAAGCAATACAATTGGTTGGTTTTTATCGGTTTTATTTGCCTTTTTCACCAACAAGTATTTTGTTTTTTCTAGTAAGCATGAAGGATTTGGCGCTTTTATTAAGGAGATGCTTCTTTTTTATTGGTATCGGGTGTTGTCTTTTGTCATTGATATGGCGATGATGGTTATTATGATAGAGATTATGCATATCACTGATTTTTGGGCAAAAATGATCACGCAAGTTGCTGTGGTTGTGTTAAATTACTTTTTCAGTAAGTTTTTTATATTCAAGAAAAAAGTTTCTTAA
- a CDS encoding DUF1827 family protein: MKLIETPINKNLDLEYFYPNITKFVFGTKAIKFFKLYALDRTQIVYADAFDKVDIIMINTKKKITKHEVDFVIKKLLNTTREAVDIQIGVKNQMQQEGYSFSAPRKDIIVIQKNVELA, translated from the coding sequence ATGAAATTAATTGAAACACCGATCAATAAAAATTTAGATTTAGAATATTTTTACCCAAATATTACAAAATTTGTTTTTGGTACAAAAGCCATTAAGTTCTTTAAATTATACGCATTAGATCGCACACAGATTGTTTATGCGGATGCGTTTGATAAAGTGGATATAATCATGATCAATACGAAAAAGAAAATTACAAAGCATGAAGTTGATTTTGTCATTAAAAAACTTTTGAATACAACAAGAGAAGCTGTAGATATACAGATTGGGGTCAAGAATCAAATGCAGCAAGAGGGGTATTCGTTTAGCGCACCAAGAAAAGATATCATTGTTATTCAAAAGAATGTAGAACTAGCTTAA
- a CDS encoding MerR family transcriptional regulator, with translation MDYTIKKVAELSGISTRTLRYYDEIDLLKPAHINSSGYRIYSTKELDRLQQILFYRSLDMKLDDIQKLLSTPDFDPQHALQAHYQQLLKKRQQIDQLILTVEKTLRYQKGEIKMTDTEKFIGFKQAKLKQNEERYGKEIREKYGEEQVASSNKQFLNLSETDFANMETAENEMFEVLKIVMATADFKSSEAKKVFDIHKEWLSYTSPSYSPEMHRGLGQMYVGDARFAAYYNDRAGIGAAEALNQVIQQFAK, from the coding sequence ATGGACTATACAATCAAAAAAGTGGCTGAATTATCCGGTATAAGTACCAGAACATTACGTTATTATGATGAGATCGATCTATTGAAGCCGGCACACATCAATTCATCTGGCTACCGAATTTACAGCACAAAAGAGCTCGATCGACTACAGCAAATTCTTTTTTATCGTTCTTTAGATATGAAATTAGACGACATTCAAAAACTTTTATCCACACCTGATTTTGATCCCCAGCATGCATTACAGGCTCATTATCAGCAACTTTTAAAGAAACGACAACAGATCGATCAGCTGATCCTGACTGTAGAAAAAACTTTACGTTATCAAAAAGGAGAGATTAAAATGACGGACACAGAAAAATTTATTGGTTTTAAACAAGCCAAACTGAAGCAAAATGAAGAACGTTATGGAAAAGAAATTCGAGAAAAGTATGGAGAAGAACAAGTGGCCTCCTCTAATAAACAATTTTTAAATCTAAGCGAAACTGACTTTGCCAACATGGAAACCGCGGAAAACGAAATGTTTGAAGTGTTAAAAATTGTAATGGCAACAGCGGATTTTAAATCTAGCGAGGCAAAAAAAGTATTTGATATACACAAAGAATGGCTTTCTTATACTTCACCTAGTTATTCCCCCGAAATGCATCGTGGCCTTGGTCAAATGTATGTGGGAGATGCACGTTTTGCAGCATATTATAATGACCGCGCAGGTATCGGTGCTGCTGAAGCATTAAATCAAGTGATTCAGCAATTTGCCAAATAA